One genomic segment of Amycolatopsis sp. Hca4 includes these proteins:
- a CDS encoding ABC transporter permease — protein sequence MSVPFTRSVRAEWVKLRSLRSTWYTLACLFAAGLGITALALNAAAKDYPGDEPWDPTNRSLTSYVVAQLILGVLGILVVTGEHATGLMQTSLLATPRRHRLLAAKLVVAVAIALLSGQVLMFAAFGLGQAVLAAHGLPHAGIGDPGVLSAVTGGGVYLAAIALLAAGLGTIMRATAGALATLVGIVFLVPALAGLFPAWLRDLFLYWPTLGASAVLKTVPDPDFPHPWLNLAGMCAGVAAVLAVAFVVFHRRDV from the coding sequence ATGAGCGTGCCGTTCACCCGTTCCGTCCGCGCGGAGTGGGTCAAGCTGCGCAGCCTGCGCTCCACCTGGTACACCCTGGCGTGCCTGTTCGCGGCCGGGCTCGGCATCACCGCCCTCGCCCTCAACGCCGCCGCGAAGGACTACCCCGGCGACGAGCCGTGGGATCCGACCAACCGCAGCCTGACGTCGTACGTCGTCGCGCAACTGATCCTGGGGGTGCTCGGCATCCTGGTCGTCACGGGCGAGCACGCGACCGGCCTGATGCAGACGTCGCTGCTGGCCACCCCGCGCCGGCACCGGCTGCTGGCGGCCAAGCTGGTCGTGGCGGTGGCGATCGCTCTGCTGTCCGGCCAGGTGCTGATGTTCGCCGCCTTCGGGCTCGGCCAGGCCGTCCTCGCCGCCCACGGCCTTCCGCACGCCGGGATCGGCGATCCGGGCGTGCTCTCCGCCGTGACCGGCGGCGGGGTCTACCTCGCGGCGATCGCGCTGCTGGCGGCCGGGCTCGGCACGATCATGCGCGCCACCGCGGGCGCGCTGGCCACCCTGGTCGGGATCGTCTTCCTGGTTCCCGCCCTCGCCGGCCTCTTCCCGGCGTGGCTGCGGGACCTCTTCCTGTACTGGCCGACACTCGGCGCGTCCGCGGTCCTGAAGACGGTGCCCGACCCGGACTTCCCGCACCCGTGGCTGAACCTGGCCGGGATGTGCGCCGGCGTTGCCGCCGTGCTGGCCGTGGCGTTCGTGGTCTTCCACCGCCGGGACGTGTGA
- a CDS encoding streptophobe family protein yields MREVGRGLLAATAAVLAMAAVAAAGLALLGAGRVGDFGALTAAVVALAAGGSVEAGAVPAGGLPVAVRGGLDVLPLGVSLTGAVVLGALLLRRRRGTEVLVRGAVAAVALPAALAVIALLARGPLRMPDRLTAGGIGGCGPAAAGPARLPLAVRFEAGFSVAVGPVVVGAVAGTLVVIGCCWLVTRFPGAAAGARALRWPAAGSAVVCLAAAWTFGGAAAAGGVLLVLPQLVCAAVLSGLGVPWTLSSSGGFACALPAAPIAPGGPLLWPAAVVLLGAGLAFAAGSRLPGGPLRRAAARTARFAPATAAVLAVVALLSRVSADVTVGAFGLSLPVFAARLTANPLHALLAGLVGGALAGFTGSLLVDAISVSSRAWKR; encoded by the coding sequence ATGCGGGAAGTGGGCCGGGGCCTGCTGGCGGCCACCGCCGCGGTGCTCGCCATGGCGGCGGTCGCCGCGGCCGGGCTGGCCCTCCTGGGCGCCGGCCGCGTCGGGGACTTCGGTGCGCTGACGGCGGCAGTCGTCGCGCTGGCCGCCGGCGGCTCGGTCGAGGCCGGCGCGGTCCCGGCCGGTGGCCTCCCCGTCGCCGTGCGGGGCGGCCTCGACGTGCTGCCGCTGGGAGTTTCCCTGACGGGCGCTGTGGTGCTGGGGGCGCTGCTGCTGCGGCGGCGACGGGGGACCGAGGTGCTCGTCCGCGGTGCCGTGGCGGCGGTGGCGCTGCCGGCGGCACTCGCCGTGATCGCCCTGCTGGCACGGGGACCGCTGAGGATGCCGGACCGCTTGACGGCGGGTGGCATCGGAGGCTGCGGTCCCGCCGCCGCCGGTCCCGCGCGTCTCCCGCTCGCCGTCCGGTTCGAAGCCGGTTTCTCCGTGGCCGTCGGGCCGGTGGTGGTGGGTGCCGTGGCCGGCACACTGGTGGTCATCGGGTGCTGCTGGCTCGTCACCCGGTTCCCCGGAGCGGCCGCCGGTGCGCGGGCCCTGCGGTGGCCGGCCGCCGGCTCGGCCGTGGTGTGCCTGGCCGCGGCCTGGACCTTCGGCGGCGCCGCGGCGGCCGGGGGCGTCCTGCTGGTGCTCCCCCAGCTGGTCTGCGCGGCCGTGCTGTCAGGGCTCGGCGTGCCCTGGACGCTCAGTTCCTCGGGCGGGTTCGCGTGCGCACTGCCCGCCGCGCCGATCGCACCGGGCGGGCCGCTGCTCTGGCCGGCGGCCGTAGTGTTGCTGGGCGCCGGCCTCGCCTTCGCGGCCGGGAGCCGGCTGCCCGGCGGACCGCTGCGCCGGGCCGCGGCACGCACCGCGCGGTTCGCTCCGGCCACCGCTGCCGTACTCGCCGTCGTGGCGCTGCTGTCGCGGGTTTCCGCCGACGTCACCGTCGGCGCGTTCGGGTTGTCGCTGCCCGTTTTCGCCGCGCGGTTGACGGCGAACCCGCTGCACGCGCTGCTGGCCGGGCTCGTGGGCGGCGCGCTGGCCGGGTTCACGGGCTCCCTGCTGGTCGACGCGATCTCCGTATCCTCGCGGGCATGGAAGCGATGA
- a CDS encoding cell wall metabolism sensor histidine kinase WalK — translation MRRLSLRTRLLLFTAGLLLAGLALIGTLVSDQLERFQLDRLDGQLRSMTELISRAAGPPPTANPAARPDLVDPALGLFGTPYVVYLDAGGAVAGGLRSSRVDGTALPPIDALRAVPSDGTAVDLDAADGSQRWRAVARQAVRWGGTVVSAAPLAEADATIAQLRTSSLVTGGVLLVMLTAAGWFALGRGLRPLRRIEHTAAAIAGGDLTRRVPDLTPPGTEIGHLATSLNTMLSQLERAFADRAASEARMRAFVSDVSHELRTPLFGIKGSTELYRLGALPGPSDVDETMRRIEREATRLTALTEDLLLLAQLDEAPEEQLDRTPMDLRTLAGDARHDLRALDPSREVSLTGPGGAGTPGPAPVDADEARLRQVVTNLVGNAAAHTPPGTRVRIGVGTVSGRAVLEVADEGPGMTAEQASRVFDRFYRVDRSRTRTPGADAGLGLAIARSLARAHGGDVGLETAVGEGACFRLELPSAENEVP, via the coding sequence GTGAGGCGGCTTTCCCTGCGGACCCGGCTCCTGCTGTTCACCGCGGGCCTGCTCCTGGCCGGCCTGGCCCTGATCGGGACGCTGGTGTCCGATCAGCTGGAGCGCTTCCAGCTCGACCGCCTCGACGGCCAGCTGCGCTCGATGACCGAGCTCATCTCCCGGGCGGCGGGACCACCGCCGACCGCGAACCCGGCCGCGCGGCCCGACCTCGTCGACCCGGCGCTCGGGCTGTTCGGCACCCCCTACGTCGTGTACCTGGACGCGGGCGGCGCGGTGGCCGGTGGCCTCCGTTCGTCGAGAGTGGACGGTACGGCGCTCCCGCCGATCGACGCGCTGCGCGCGGTGCCGTCGGACGGCACCGCCGTCGACCTCGACGCCGCCGACGGGTCGCAGCGCTGGCGGGCCGTCGCCCGGCAGGCGGTGCGCTGGGGCGGGACGGTCGTTTCGGCCGCGCCGCTCGCCGAAGCCGACGCCACGATCGCCCAGCTGCGGACGAGCAGCCTGGTCACCGGCGGCGTGCTGCTGGTCATGCTGACCGCGGCCGGCTGGTTCGCGCTCGGCCGTGGCCTGCGCCCCCTGCGCCGCATCGAGCACACAGCGGCCGCGATCGCCGGTGGCGACCTCACCCGGCGCGTCCCGGACCTGACACCGCCCGGCACGGAGATCGGGCACCTGGCCACGTCGCTCAACACCATGTTGAGCCAGCTCGAGCGGGCCTTCGCCGACCGGGCCGCGTCCGAGGCGCGGATGCGGGCGTTCGTCTCGGACGTCAGCCACGAGCTGCGCACCCCGCTGTTCGGCATCAAGGGTTCCACGGAACTCTACCGGCTGGGAGCCCTGCCCGGACCGTCCGATGTGGACGAGACGATGCGCCGCATCGAGCGTGAAGCCACCCGGCTCACGGCGCTCACCGAGGACCTGCTGCTGCTCGCCCAGCTCGACGAAGCGCCCGAGGAGCAGCTCGACCGGACGCCGATGGACCTGCGCACCCTGGCCGGCGACGCTCGCCACGACCTGCGAGCCCTCGACCCGTCCCGCGAGGTGTCCCTGACCGGCCCGGGCGGCGCCGGAACACCCGGCCCGGCCCCGGTCGACGCCGACGAAGCCCGTCTGAGGCAGGTGGTGACCAACCTGGTGGGCAACGCGGCCGCCCACACCCCACCGGGCACCCGGGTCCGCATCGGCGTCGGCACCGTGTCCGGCCGCGCGGTGCTGGAGGTGGCCGACGAGGGCCCGGGGATGACAGCCGAGCAGGCGAGCCGCGTGTTCGACCGCTTCTACCGGGTGGACCGCTCGCGGACGCGGACACCCGGCGCGGACGCCGGCCTGGGTCTGGCGATCGCCCGTTCCCTGGCCCGCGCCCACGGCGGCGACGTCGGACTGGAGACCGCGGTCGGGGAAGGCGCGTGCTTCCGGCTCGAGTTGCCGTCGGCGGAGAACGAGGTTCCGTGA
- a CDS encoding ribonuclease activity regulator RraA — protein sequence MVETHDIVRPPAELSAALAAIGSATASGELSRMGIRSAFISGPVSVTPGVRVAGPALTLQFLPKREDLYPVDEYEEPEKQLHRHVMYHAQPGDMIVVDARGDMSSGVFGEMMLTYFKGRGGAGVVVDGCLRDTGEAKELGLGLWIRGATPNFHAQTGIVPAAVNVPVACGGTLVEPGDIIVADDDGAVVVPVKLAPDLVAHAQEHAEWEEFSRIRLAEGGDLRRYYPLSDEARPEYEQWRADRGRD from the coding sequence GTGGTCGAGACACACGACATCGTTCGCCCGCCCGCCGAGTTGAGCGCCGCGCTGGCCGCCATCGGCAGTGCGACCGCCAGCGGCGAGCTGAGCCGCATGGGCATCCGCAGCGCGTTCATCAGCGGCCCGGTCTCGGTCACCCCCGGCGTCCGCGTCGCCGGGCCCGCGCTGACGCTGCAGTTCCTGCCCAAGCGGGAGGACCTCTACCCCGTCGACGAGTACGAGGAACCGGAAAAGCAGCTGCACCGCCACGTCATGTACCACGCGCAGCCCGGCGACATGATCGTCGTCGACGCGCGGGGCGACATGAGCAGCGGCGTGTTCGGCGAGATGATGCTGACCTACTTCAAGGGCCGCGGCGGGGCCGGCGTCGTCGTCGACGGGTGCCTGCGGGACACCGGCGAGGCCAAGGAGCTCGGCCTCGGGCTGTGGATCCGCGGCGCCACCCCGAACTTCCACGCCCAGACCGGCATCGTCCCGGCGGCCGTCAACGTCCCGGTGGCCTGCGGCGGCACGCTGGTCGAGCCGGGCGACATCATCGTCGCCGACGACGACGGGGCCGTGGTCGTGCCGGTCAAGCTCGCTCCCGACCTGGTGGCCCACGCGCAGGAACACGCGGAGTGGGAGGAGTTTTCCCGGATCCGCCTGGCCGAAGGCGGCGACCTGCGCCGGTACTACCCGCTGTCGGACGAAGCCCGGCCGGAGTACGAGCAGTGGCGCGCCGACCGGGGCCGGGACTAG
- a CDS encoding mandelate racemase/muconate lactonizing enzyme family protein, with product MITEEHVPTASRPSDLRITDLRVANLTGVPFRSSIIRIDTNQGLAGYGEVRDQASATYALVLKSRLVGENPCNVDKIFRKIKQFGHHGRQGGGVSGVEMALMDLAGKAYGVPAYALIGGRFRDEVRCYADTPSLPDPHEMGARLADRKRRGFTMLKMDVGIDLLWDVPGALIAPPGARADVTTMHPFTGIQVTAKGIDHLVSYVDIVRSVVGYDVALAADHFGHIALDSGIRIGRALEPFTLAWIEDLIPWQLTGQWRRLTESVAVPTCTGEDIYLLDGFRPLLDTGAIRVVHPDPATAGGIAETKRIGDHAQERGIAMALHLAASPIATMACVHLAAATENFLALEHHAADVEFWSDLVSGPLIADGHIPVPDTPGLGFGDLNEELLRRHLDPRDPVFFAETTHWDTESSHDRLWS from the coding sequence ATGATCACCGAGGAGCACGTCCCGACGGCGTCCCGGCCGAGCGACCTGCGCATCACCGACCTGCGGGTGGCCAACCTGACCGGGGTGCCGTTCCGCTCGTCGATCATCCGGATCGACACCAACCAGGGGCTGGCCGGCTACGGCGAGGTGCGCGACCAGGCCAGCGCCACCTACGCGCTCGTGCTCAAGAGCAGGCTGGTCGGCGAAAACCCCTGCAACGTCGACAAGATCTTCCGCAAGATCAAGCAGTTCGGCCACCACGGCCGCCAGGGCGGCGGGGTGTCCGGGGTCGAAATGGCGCTGATGGACCTGGCGGGCAAGGCCTACGGCGTGCCCGCGTACGCGCTGATCGGCGGCCGGTTCCGGGACGAGGTCCGCTGCTACGCGGACACGCCGTCGCTGCCGGACCCGCACGAGATGGGCGCCCGGCTGGCCGACCGCAAGCGGCGCGGGTTCACGATGCTGAAGATGGACGTGGGCATCGACCTGCTGTGGGACGTGCCGGGGGCGCTGATCGCGCCGCCGGGCGCCCGCGCGGACGTCACCACGATGCACCCGTTCACCGGCATCCAGGTCACCGCGAAGGGCATCGACCACCTGGTGTCCTACGTGGACATCGTCCGGTCGGTGGTCGGCTACGACGTCGCGCTGGCCGCCGACCACTTCGGCCACATCGCCCTCGACTCGGGCATCCGGATCGGCCGGGCACTCGAGCCGTTCACCCTGGCGTGGATCGAGGACCTGATCCCGTGGCAGCTGACCGGGCAGTGGCGCCGGCTCACCGAATCGGTCGCCGTCCCGACGTGCACGGGGGAGGACATCTACCTGCTCGACGGCTTCCGGCCGCTGCTGGACACCGGCGCCATCCGCGTCGTGCACCCCGACCCGGCGACCGCGGGCGGGATCGCGGAGACCAAGCGGATCGGCGACCACGCGCAGGAGCGCGGGATCGCGATGGCCCTGCACCTGGCGGCCTCACCGATCGCGACGATGGCGTGCGTGCACCTGGCGGCGGCCACGGAGAACTTCCTGGCCCTCGAACACCACGCGGCCGACGTCGAGTTCTGGAGCGACCTCGTCTCCGGCCCGCTGATCGCGGACGGCCACATCCCGGTGCCGGACACCCCGGGACTGGGTTTCGGCGACCTCAACGAGGAACTGCTGCGCCGCCACCTCGACCCCCGCGACCCGGTGTTCTTCGCCGAGACGACCCACTGGGACACGGAGTCGAGCCACGACCGCCTGTGGAGCTAG